TTACTCTCCAAATATCGGCGAACGCCAGTCGATTTTACACATTTCTTTATTTGATATAGAAGAATACATTCTACCCTCTTTGCATTCTTGTTCAAATTTTAAACAATCATTATATGTCCAAGATTCAAATTCCACTGTATCCCTATTTTTCATATTTTGGATTTTTCTACATCTGATTCTATCTGCCTCAGCCATATTATCTGTTGAGTTTTCATAATGCGGCAGGTTCTTATAACAATGCGCCCTGTCATGCGCCCTCAGGCACGCACCCAACGTCCCGCCTTTCACGCTGCCCATCCAGCCAGGCTCACCGGGATAGCCGCCTCCGACCACCAGCTCCGCCTTATGCCCTTCTAAAAACACGATGAACACGTTATCCGGGCTGTCGTAGGCAGGCAGTGTCAACTCCTGGCTGTAAAGCTTCTCTTTACCTTCCCCAACTTCCTCCCATTTCAGCATATAACGTCCCTCCTTGCTGTTTTTGGGCAGGTTCAGGCAACATTCCCTGCTACCGCCTCCGTACAGCGAACGGACAATCCCGCCGCCTACGGGGTGATACCCTGCCAAATCCAACGGGTGGTCTGCTTCAATCGAGGGATCGGGTGCGCCCGAGATATCGTACAGGGCATAACGGATACCTCGGTCGGCATAGAAATTGACCGTGTCCATCGCCACATCAACCCCATCCGTCCTGCCCTGCGGGCGCGGCGGATTGCTTTTAAACATATTTCCCAATTCACGGTAGCCCTCGTCCCACACGGTTCCGCCGTTGGGTCCCGCCAGAGCGGCGGCAAGGCCTTCAAAGAAAAAGACGGGAGTAAAAAACAGCAGTCCGCCTGCAAAAAGCGCGGCCAGTGAAATGCCCAGTTTTTTTCGGATACGGGCAAATTTGGGCAGATTCATCATAATGATCAGAACGAACAATGTCGGAATGTATAAGTGGAATAAGGCAAAAGCGAAAAGGAAAATATCCATGTTTTATCCTTTAAGGGGTTTCAGACGGCCTCTTGATACTCAAATCTGCCCGGTAACGTGGTTTCATCCGATTTCCATATTTCCAACTTGTCCGGCAGTGATTGCAGATATCGGCCGATAAATCGATTCATTGAGAAAGATGGCGAAGCGATGTCTTCTTTTTCCACCTCTACCCGAATATCCATCCACAAATCAGATCGGATATTTTCATTTGTATTTCCTGACTGCATTAAATGTTCATACACTTTGACAAATAAAGTATAAGGTATCGAACCGTTCATTATGCCCTCATATTCGGCATCATTTAATTCTAAAATGCCTTTTAATTTTGAAACCGCCGCCGCATTCGGATTTTCAATCAAACGCCATTCGTTACCGATATCGGGATAAAACCATTTTGCAATCGGAGCAAAAAAATGAATCCGATGCTCGTTGGAAAACGTATTTTCCAAAACAGGCAGGATACGCGTATCGCCAAACCGCAAAATCAAAGGCTGACCGTCTTGAGTTTGACACAAAGAATATTGTCCCAAATGCTCAGCAAGTTCTTTTGCCTCCAAAGGAGAAAGAATGATGCTGTATAACGGTATATCCTGCATTTTTTCACAAATCTGCTTAATCTGACACGCAAAATCCCGTTTGTCCAACTCTAATAAAATGGGAGAAACGGTTTCATCTTCCATTTTCAGTACATTCCTCCATAACGGAATGCCTCCATAGCCCAACATTGCGGTACGTTGCATTTTTTTCAGTTGACTGCAATCCAGCAACAAATAAGGTTTTTGTGAAAAATCCTTATTCAAGGTTTGATTGGTAATTTGAATGAAATTTTGATAATCCATTTTATCCTCCTTGCAATGAGTTTAATGTTGCAAAAGGGCTACCGTTTTCCGCCGCACGCTTCAGACATTCCTCACATACAGTGAGCGGAAATTCGGGTAAGGGTATATTCAGACTATTCACCCCACCCACCACCAACGGCGCCCTCACCCTCACCACCTTCGGACTCCCGATCTCAACTTCCCCGTTGCTCAACTTGATATACGCCCCTTTGCAGGTAATCAGAATCTCTTCCTTCGCCGCAATGGTAATCTTTCCTGCGCTACTGGTTAACGTTGCATCCTTCAGCGCATTCAACTGCAACTCGTCATTCTGTGCCTGCACTTCCACTTTGCCCTGATTGGCCTGCACCTTGATGCCGCTGCTTTGCGCAAACAGGTTGAGGCTCTCTGCCGCATGGGCGGTCAGGCTTTGGCCGGCGGTGATGTCGGTATGGTTGCCGCTGACCAGGTGGATGTTTTCATTGGCGGTGTGCAGTTGGCTTTGCTGGGTTGCGGTGGCGATGCCGGCAGGGGCGGTTTGGATCAAACCGGCCTCTTTCAGGTCTTTGAGGGCGTCTTTCAGACGACCCCTTTGGGTTTCTTCATCGGTATTGTGGTTGTTGGCGGTTTGGGCGGCTTTGTTCAGGCTTTTGGCGAGGGAAAGTGCCTGTTCGAGTTGGGAAATGGCATCGTCCATATCCAGCACTTTGCCGTTGGCGTCTTGGTTTTGTGCGCTGACGAGTATGCCTTTACCCGCCCGTACTGCGCCCCAACCGTCGGTTCTGAGTTCGAAGCCTTCGCCGTTCTCTCCGCGTTTCTCCCTACCGCTGTCGACGATGTGGCCGAGGTTGAGTTGGGATTTTTGGTAGTCGGTGGCGAGTTTGATGTGTTCCTGACCTTTTTGGTCTTCCATCCTGAGTTTGTTGTTCGCCCAGGTACGGATGACGTTCCTTGTGTTCCAATCGGCAGGGATGTGGTCGGGATGGGCGCTGTCGTGCATGACGCCGGAGATATACGGACGGTCGGGGTTGCCTTGGACGAAGGACAGCATGACTTCGGTGCCTTCGTGTAAGGGGAAGTGGATACCGTATTCGGGACCGGCATAGGGTTTGGCGAGTCGGACGGGACGGCTTTCGCCGCCGGGACTCCATTCGTCCAAATCAAACGGCAGTTTGACGCGGTAGCGCCCCATGTCGTCGATGTAGGCGTAGGTGCAGTTCTCCGCCGCGGTCACCCGTGCGGGCAGTGTGCCGGCGATGTGGGGGCGCGGTGTGGTGCGTTCGGGGCGGAAGGTGTGTTGGGCGGGTATGGCGGTAAAGGTATGGCTGTAGGCGGTATCGCGGCTGCCGCTGTGTTCCATGCCGAGTACCAGCCAGCCGTCGGGGGCTTCGGGGAAGGCGGTATCGGTTTGGAACACTTTCATCGGCGCCATGGAGACGACGTTGCCGCTGCCGTTGGCGACGGTTTGGCGGCAGAGGACGGCTTCGTTCAACAGGGTCGTCTGAACTTTGGCTTCGTCGGGGGTTTTGGGATGAAGGCCCCAGTGTTGTTGTTTGCCCAGTAAGACGGTGTTGTCGGCTGACTCTTCTGATTGTTTGTTGTCGGTTTCGGCAAAGAGGTCGGTATCGGCGCTGCGGTAGTTGTAGTCGGCACTGCGTATGCCTTCGACGATGGGGTTGTGGCGGATGCTTAAGTTGAACAGCGCTTCGGTACCGACGCTTTCCAGCCCGGCATGGGGACGGTAGGAAACGGGCAGGCTTGGGTCTCGGAAGTAGTGTTCGGGACTGTCGCCGAAGACGACTACGTCGCCATGTTGTTCATGCTGTTCGAAGGCGTACCAAATACCTTCTTCCTCACACAGACGGTTGATAAAGTCAAAGTCGCTTTCGAGGTACTGGGTCACATACTCGCGGACGGTGTAGCTGCGGCTTTTTTGGAAACGGTAGTCGACACCGGAGAAGCCGTGATGCTTGAAGACGGCAGCGACGATGTCGGGGACGGTTTGGTTTTGAAACAGTCGGGAGGATTGGAAATGTTTTAAAGCCGCGAAACGCGGCTCTAAAACAAAGCGGTAAACGGTTTCATCCTTGGATACGGACAGCTTCTCGCATGAAGTCACAATGCCCTGCCATTGTTTCGCCGGAGATTCGTCCGAACCGGCTGAAAAGGCGGCGGCGACTTCGGACAATACGGCCTCCTGCGGACGGATTTCAAACGCTGCTCGCTGGTTGAGGTAGGAAGACAGCGGCAGGGAGGAATCGGTAGAGGTGGCGGTGATTTCGACGCGGTAGGCGGTGTTGGCGGCTTCGGAGGCGGTGAAGGATTTGACGGAGAGTGATGGGGAGAATCGGGCGAAGGTAAGGTGGTAGGATTGGCGGGCGGTTATGACAGGATAATTTTAGAATGACAATGAATTTGGTATGTTAACTTGGATAATGACTATGATAAAGCGAATGGGATGAATAGGGAAAAGGCCGTCTGAACGGTTGAAATAAGGGATAAAGAGTCATTTTACCCTGCCCTATTCCACTATTCAGGGGAAAGGTGGTAAATTAAGTAGCCAAATTTTTCTTAAAACCTATTGATTTTATACTAAAAATTGGAGTACTATGAGCATACTCTCAGAGCATCATTAATTCTCATTTGACATATAGGAACAATAAGTGGAATTTGTAGAAGAATAGGGAAAAGGAAATTAATTTATATTATGTAAAATTATTGCATTTTACTTTTCTTAGTTTTAATTATTACCACAAATCCCTTAAATTCCTATACAAGAATTTAGGGGATTTCCCATAAGTATTTTCTTCCAACAAAACCGTACAAGCTATAATTACCAAACATGTTAACCACTTTCTCCGCTGAAGTTGGAGCAGGTGCTGGTTCATCAGCCAATCAATTCGTACCTAAATTGATAAAAACTTTGCCCTTAAATATTTCTGTATTGACAGAAATAAAAGACAAAAATAAAATACCCTTACTATGAAACTGAATCCGACCACTGAAAAATTTATCCTCCACTGGGGCGAAATGGGCACTAAATGGGGCGTCAACCGTACCGTTGCACAAATCCATGCCCTGCTCTACATCTTAGGCAGACCGATGAATGCCGAAGAAATTACCGAAACGCTCGGCGTAGCGCGCTCCAATGTCAGCAACAGCATCAAAGAGCTGCAAAATCTGAGGCTGGTGCATACCGTGCATATCTTGGGCGACAGACGCGATCATTTTGAAACTTCAGACGACGTCTGGACTTTGTTCCGCACCATCGCAGAAATGCGCATGCAGCGCGAAATCGAACCGACGCGGCAATTTTTGCAAAGCCTGATCGATAGTCCTGAATTTAGTCAGGAAAATGAAACCGCCAAACAGCGAATCCGGCAAACCCATGATTTCATCAATACGCTGACCATATGGGCAAATGAAATGCTGAAGCTTTCCACCTCAACCATGGTGAAAATTTTAAAAATAGGCGCCGGAATACAGAAATTTTTCCGATGATGCCTCCCCAATTGATTTACAAGACACAACCCCCGGTTTCTCTTACTCAATCATAGGTGTGTTATGGCACATTCAACAGATGATTATTTCGACTATCCGAGAGGCAGAGTCATCACCGTTTATGCTGCATCTACGGTATTTTTTGCATTTAGTATCGGCTACTATGCTTTATTCTTTACCGTACCGGCCCTAATTTGCGGTTTGATCTTAAGCTTGACGTCTACATACAGGGACTTACGCGGCCTTATCCGGGCAATCATAACCGGATCATTATGCTTATGCGGTTGCCTATATCTTTTACTGTTTGGCGCAGATTTTGTCACCAGCCTCCTAGCAAGCGTGGTAATAGGCGGTACTTATTCTTTGATTGTTGGCGTTTTGAGCTTGCCCAATCCTCCGGGGGAGGATGATATTCAGGAACCTGCCTAATTTTTTTACCCTTATATTTCTCTTTTGACAGAAATTTTAGAAATTACAGGCTAAATATATAAATAAACCGAAATGAAATTAGGAAACCAATATGTCCGACAAAACTACACGCAATCTCCCTGCCTACCTGTCTTACTCGATGGGGCTGCTATGGCTGTGGAGCGGTACCCAACCTCTGTTTTTCATGCCCGAAATGTCATTGGATTTGCTGCATTCGGTCGGTATTCCCGATCCGTTGCTGTGGCCGACATTAATCGCCGCTTCACTGCTGGACATCGGTTTTGCCTTTTTATGCTTCAGCCGCTTTCGCGCCCGTTCCGAAATATGGCTGCTGCAATTGCTGACCGTCGCGGCATACAGCCTGATTATTGCTTTCAGGCTGCCCGAAATGTGGGCGCACCCATTTGCGCCTTTGGTAAAAAACCTGCCGATTATGGCTACTTTATTTTTCCTGTATCAATCCGTAGGAGATAAAAAATGAACACCTATTTAATCGTTAAAACCCTGCACATCATCTCGGCTACCTTAATGGTCGGCACCGGTTTTGGTACAGCGTTTTACCTCTTTTGGGCAAACCGCAGCGGTTCGGTCGCCGCGCAGTCGGTCGTATCGCATTGGGTCATCAAAGCAGATTGGTGGTTTACGACCCCCGCCGTCATTTTCCAACCCTTGTCCGGCTTATGGATGCTGTACGAACGCGGCTATACCGTTTCCACCATGCTGGAACAAAATTGGGTATGGATGACGCTCGGTTTATACATCCTTGCAGGCATTTGCTGGCTGCCTGTTGTCTGGCTGCAAATCCGTATGGCAAAGATTGCCGAACAAGCGCATAAAGAAAACGCAGACACCATTCCGGAACCCTATTGGCGTTACGCCAGACGCTGGGAATTGCTGGGCTATCCCGCCTTTTGCGCCACTATCGTGATTTACTTCCTGATGGTGATGAAACCGATTTAAAGATTTTCAGACGACCTCAGCAATACCATAAAGAAAAACCATGAACATCATCATTTTCGGAGGCAGCGGCTTCATCGGCAGCCGTACCGCCCAAATCTTAAAAGAACAAGGTCACCAAGTTTGCACGCCCGACCGCCGCGCCTTCGATTTTCTTCATCCCGATGAAACCGCTGCACGCCGTTTATTGGAAGGGCAAGACGTCCTCATCAACTGCATCGGCATCATGAGCCGTCATGCAGAAATACTCGAAACCGTACACCACCGCACGCCCAAACAGCTCGCCGCATGGACAAAAGCAGCGGGCATAAAACGCTGGGTGCAACTATCCGCACTGGGTGCCGACCCATCTCAATCCATCAACT
Above is a window of Neisseria mucosa DNA encoding:
- a CDS encoding epimerase; translation: MSDKTTRNLPAYLSYSMGLLWLWSGTQPLFFMPEMSLDLLHSVGIPDPLLWPTLIAASLLDIGFAFLCFSRFRARSEIWLLQLLTVAAYSLIIAFRLPEMWAHPFAPLVKNLPIMATLFFLYQSVGDKK
- a CDS encoding DUF2269 domain-containing protein, which codes for MNTYLIVKTLHIISATLMVGTGFGTAFYLFWANRSGSVAAQSVVSHWVIKADWWFTTPAVIFQPLSGLWMLYERGYTVSTMLEQNWVWMTLGLYILAGICWLPVVWLQIRMAKIAEQAHKENADTIPEPYWRYARRWELLGYPAFCATIVIYFLMVMKPI
- a CDS encoding type VI secretion system tip protein VgrG, which produces MSEVAAAFSAGSDESPAKQWQGIVTSCEKLSVSKDETVYRFVLEPRFAALKHFQSSRLFQNQTVPDIVAAVFKHHGFSGVDYRFQKSRSYTVREYVTQYLESDFDFINRLCEEEGIWYAFEQHEQHGDVVVFGDSPEHYFRDPSLPVSYRPHAGLESVGTEALFNLSIRHNPIVEGIRSADYNYRSADTDLFAETDNKQSEESADNTVLLGKQQHWGLHPKTPDEAKVQTTLLNEAVLCRQTVANGSGNVVSMAPMKVFQTDTAFPEAPDGWLVLGMEHSGSRDTAYSHTFTAIPAQHTFRPERTTPRPHIAGTLPARVTAAENCTYAYIDDMGRYRVKLPFDLDEWSPGGESRPVRLAKPYAGPEYGIHFPLHEGTEVMLSFVQGNPDRPYISGVMHDSAHPDHIPADWNTRNVIRTWANNKLRMEDQKGQEHIKLATDYQKSQLNLGHIVDSGREKRGENGEGFELRTDGWGAVRAGKGILVSAQNQDANGKVLDMDDAISQLEQALSLAKSLNKAAQTANNHNTDEETQRGRLKDALKDLKEAGLIQTAPAGIATATQQSQLHTANENIHLVSGNHTDITAGQSLTAHAAESLNLFAQSSGIKVQANQGKVEVQAQNDELQLNALKDATLTSSAGKITIAAKEEILITCKGAYIKLSNGEVEIGSPKVVRVRAPLVVGGVNSLNIPLPEFPLTVCEECLKRAAENGSPFATLNSLQGG
- a CDS encoding MarR family transcriptional regulator, which codes for MKLNPTTEKFILHWGEMGTKWGVNRTVAQIHALLYILGRPMNAEEITETLGVARSNVSNSIKELQNLRLVHTVHILGDRRDHFETSDDVWTLFRTIAEMRMQREIEPTRQFLQSLIDSPEFSQENETAKQRIRQTHDFINTLTIWANEMLKLSTSTMVKILKIGAGIQKFFR